In Aeromicrobium wangtongii, the DNA window GCCGTCGAACAGCACGCCACCGTTCATCGCGGCGAAGCAGATCTCCGGGTGCGCCTCGACGACCGGGACCGCCGGACGCGTCCGGAGCCACTGGTCGACGTCGCGGATCTTCGGCACTAGGTGCCAGGTCTGCTTGCTGAGCCCGAGCCCCAGCGCTGCCTTGTTGGCGGCATTGGCGGCCGGGTAGTCGGGCGCGTCCAGCACGACGTGGGCCGGCGCGTTGAAGACCGTGGACGCCCGGCCCGGCAGCCGGCGACGGGCCAGTCGCTCCGCCTCCCGCGGGGTGCCGGACGGCAGGTCGATGGGGATGTCGATCGCGATGGCGTCCACCGGCCCAGCCGACGCGACGAGCTCGTCGATCGTGGCGGCGAGCAGCACGTCGCACGTGCCGTCCCACCGGACGCCGACCCAGCCCGACCTGCACCCGTCCACACCCAGCACCGCGCCCATGGGCTCGATCCTGCCACCGGACGCCTCTGGAAAGTGTCCACGGCCGGGATCACAGTGGGGACATGACCAGAGACGTACAGATCACGTTCGACTGCGCCGACCCGGCCGCGCTCGCGGCGTTCTGGGCCGAGGTGCTCGGCTACGAGCTGCAGCCGCCGCCGGAGGGCTTCGACACCTGGGAGGCCGCGCTCGCGGCGTTCGGCGTGCCGCAGAGCGAGTGGAACGCCCGCTCGGC includes these proteins:
- a CDS encoding DUF429 domain-containing protein, with the translated sequence MGAVLGVDGCRSGWVGVRWDGTCDVLLAATIDELVASAGPVDAIAIDIPIDLPSGTPREAERLARRRLPGRASTVFNAPAHVVLDAPDYPAANAANKAALGLGLSKQTWHLVPKIRDVDQWLRTRPAVPVVEAHPEICFAAMNGGVLFDGKTTAAGEALRRSLLSAHGLDVEAERRSGVAVDDVLDAAATAWTARRFADGVAERLPPEPRDEPHPAIWA